The region ACCTGCGCACGTATCCTTGCGAAGATGATTAACCACGATGGTACGCAAAGCCCCGATGAGGATTTTGCTTTTAATATTTTTGAACTCGATGCCGCTTCTAACAACTCGGTAGACGATATCAGGAATTTAATAGACCAGGTTAGGATTCCTCCACAAGTTGGGAAGTATAAAGTATATATTATAGATGAGGTGCATATGCTCTCGCAGTCGGCATTTAATGCTTTCTTAAAGACTTTAGAAGAACCGCCCCAACACGCCATCTTTATTTTAGCTACGACTGAAAAACATAAAATAATCCCAACCATACTTTCTCGTTGCCAAATCTTCGATTTTAAAAGAATTACGGTAAGCGATGCTAAAAACTATTTGGGATATATCGCCAAGCAAGAAGGTGTAAATGCCGAGGAAGACGCATTGAACATTATTGCGCAAAAAGCTGATGGTGCTATGCGGGATGCACTTTCCATTTACGACAGGGTGGTAAGTTTTAGCGGAAAAGAGCTTACAAGACAAGCGGTTACCGAAAATCTAAATGTGCTGGATTATGATACTTATATTAAGGTTACCGATCTTATTTTAAGCAATAATATTCCGCAATTGCTGCTTAGCTATAACGAAATCCTTTCCAGCGGATTTGACGGTCACCATTTTATTAGCGGTTTAGCTTCACATTTTAGAGATCTATTGGTTTGTAAAGACCAAAAAACGATTCAGCTTTTAGAAGTTGGAGAACAGACCAAGACCCGCTATTTTGAACAAGCTTCCAAAACCAATCATCAGTTTTTAATTAAAGCGATTGACCTGGCGAATGAGTGCGACCTAAAGTATAAAACAAGCCAAAACCAACGCTTGTTGGTAGAACTTTCTTTAATGCAGCTTGCCTCTATCACTTTTGATGGAGAAAAAAAAAAGTTTGAACAATCAATAATTCCCGCTTCGATTTTTGAAAAACAAGCTACCATGCTTTCTTCGGAAGAAAAAGTTATGGTTCGCGAGAATGAACACGGCGAAACTTCAGCAGAAGCTCCAAAGGAAAGTCAGTTGCCTTCAGGAGAAAATAAAACGCCTAATAGCCATTGTGCAGATGATAAGGAAGATAATTATCATTCAGAAGAAACAATGGTTCCCGAAGCAGCTGAAGCAAAAGAAGAACCAGCTCCTGATCTTCCTCCTGCTCCAGAACCAAAACCAGTAACCGATCCTGAAATAAAAAAGGAAAAGGTTTCGGGATTATCATTAAAAAGTATTCAGAAAAAACGGGAAATTGAAGCCCGGCATCAAGAAGCTTTGCCGTCAAAAGAGGTTGTGCTCAACGGTGAGTTTAGCGAAACACAATTGCAGGCCACCTGGAATGATTATGTAAAACGCATAAAAAAGCAGGGTTCAAAAATTCTCGCTTCCATTCTTGAAACCGATTTACCGAAACTGCAGGAAGAAAATCGCATTGTTATAGAATTACCTAACGAAACAATGAAGATCAACCTGGAGCGGGAGCAAAATAAATTAATGGCTTACCTGAAGCAAAAACTTCAGAATACAGAAATTAGGCTGGTGATTAATGTAAACGAGCAGTCGGCGAAAAAATATGCCTTCACTCCTATTGAAAAATACAACAAATTGAAGGAGAAAAATCCTTTAATAGATAAACTAAGAAGTACATTTGATTTAGACGTATAGATATGCTAGGATTAAAACTTCCCACAGACCCACGCTGGGCCAATATTGCCGAAAAAAATATAGAAGAAATTCTTATAGATCACGCCTATTGTGAGCAAAAGGCGGCTTCAACAGCAATTTCATTAATTGTTTCTTTCCCGGAGTACACTGAATTAGTAGATGAAATGATCGCTTTATCCAGGGAAGAAATGGGCCATTTTAAAATGGTGCACGAGCAGCTTTTAAAACGTGGTTTCGTTTTAGGCAGAGATAGAAAAGACGAATATGTAATTCAACTACTTAGTTTCTTCCCAAAAGGCGGCAGTAGAACCACACAGTTGGTTCACAGGCTTCTAATCGCAGGATTAATTGAGGCTAGAAGTTGTGAACGTTTCAGGCTACTTTCAGAAGAATTAAAAGATGAAGAACTCGCTGAGTTTTATCACAAATTAATGATTAGTGAAGCGAATCATTATACGATGTTTCTCAAGTTTGCCAGAAAATATGGCGAACGAGCAGAGGTAGATAAAAAATGGGAAGAATTGCTCAATTTTGAAGCTGAAATTATGAAAAGTCTCAGCAAAGACAAAACCATTCATGGATAGACTTTTTAACTAAATAACCTTAAAAAAACCCGGATACCCTATACTGGAGACCCGGGTTTTGTTATCTACAAACTACTTCTTTTTCCCGTTATAAAGTGATTTTATAATCCCGTCAGCCAATCCTATTTTTGGCACAAAAATATTATCGGCTCTTGCCCATTTCATAGAATTTAGATAAATCCTTGAAGCCGGAATAATTACATCGGCACGGTCACTTTTAAGCTGAAGATCCATAACACGCTCTTCATAACTTAAAGAATTTAGCAATTCATTATATTTTTTTATGTAAGCCAGGCTTAAAGGCTTGCCTTCTTTTTTACCGCTGGTTTTAAAAATATTATTGATGTTTCCACCAGAACCAATCAGGTCTATATCCTTATAAGGTTTTGTGGTTTCCTTAACCCATTTTTCCATTTCTTCCCAGGCGCCATCTTCAACTAAATTATTTAAAAGGCGTACGGTTCCCACTTTAAAAGATCGTGAAGCGACAGTCTTGCCGCTGCTGTAAAGCGTATATTCGGTACTACCACCACCAACATCTACATAAAGGTAATTGCAATCATTTTTAATAAGTTCATGCAAATCTGTGGCTGCAATAATAGCTGCTTCGTGGTTACCATCTATAATTTCAATCTCTACGCCTGTTTTTGCCTTAATTTTTTCAACTACC is a window of Salegentibacter salegens DNA encoding:
- a CDS encoding Ppx/GppA phosphatase family protein, coding for MITQKNYAAIDIGSNAVRLLVSTITEQKGREETDFRKTSLVRVPIRLGEDVFKQSVISENNIERMVDTMQAFNLLMKSHGIVEYKACATSAMREAKNGAQVVEKIKAKTGVEIEIIDGNHEAAIIAATDLHELIKNDCNYLYVDVGGGSTEYTLYSSGKTVASRSFKVGTVRLLNNLVEDGAWEEMEKWVKETTKPYKDIDLIGSGGNINNIFKTSGKKEGKPLSLAYIKKYNELLNSLSYEERVMDLQLKSDRADVIIPASRIYLNSMKWARADNIFVPKIGLADGIIKSLYNGKKK
- the miaE gene encoding tRNA-(ms[2]io[6]A)-hydroxylase — protein: MLGLKLPTDPRWANIAEKNIEEILIDHAYCEQKAASTAISLIVSFPEYTELVDEMIALSREEMGHFKMVHEQLLKRGFVLGRDRKDEYVIQLLSFFPKGGSRTTQLVHRLLIAGLIEARSCERFRLLSEELKDEELAEFYHKLMISEANHYTMFLKFARKYGERAEVDKKWEELLNFEAEIMKSLSKDKTIHG
- a CDS encoding DNA polymerase III subunit gamma/tau, encoding MEHFIVSARKYRPQTFKDVVGQQAITNTLRNAIEHDHLAQALLFTGPRGVGKTTCARILAKMINHDGTQSPDEDFAFNIFELDAASNNSVDDIRNLIDQVRIPPQVGKYKVYIIDEVHMLSQSAFNAFLKTLEEPPQHAIFILATTEKHKIIPTILSRCQIFDFKRITVSDAKNYLGYIAKQEGVNAEEDALNIIAQKADGAMRDALSIYDRVVSFSGKELTRQAVTENLNVLDYDTYIKVTDLILSNNIPQLLLSYNEILSSGFDGHHFISGLASHFRDLLVCKDQKTIQLLEVGEQTKTRYFEQASKTNHQFLIKAIDLANECDLKYKTSQNQRLLVELSLMQLASITFDGEKKKFEQSIIPASIFEKQATMLSSEEKVMVRENEHGETSAEAPKESQLPSGENKTPNSHCADDKEDNYHSEETMVPEAAEAKEEPAPDLPPAPEPKPVTDPEIKKEKVSGLSLKSIQKKREIEARHQEALPSKEVVLNGEFSETQLQATWNDYVKRIKKQGSKILASILETDLPKLQEENRIVIELPNETMKINLEREQNKLMAYLKQKLQNTEIRLVINVNEQSAKKYAFTPIEKYNKLKEKNPLIDKLRSTFDLDV